A region of Streptomyces halobius DNA encodes the following proteins:
- a CDS encoding group II intron maturase-specific domain-containing protein translates to MSPGWRRQHRRRKGLPNFRLVRFADDFVVLVSGTRSDAETIRTEIGELLANRLKMTLSVEKTHLTHIDEGFVFLGFRIQRRRRGDGRQVVLTIPSKDALARVMHKIKEATGAGAVSLRLLDVLRKINPILRGWAAYFRYGASKRTFAYLGWYAWWRVIYWIRRKHPHMAWKQIRRRYYGADRICEDGLVLYNPAKMHVERYRYRGAQIATPFNIDEVDPAGARFRRTGHDDAAFVGHVSELVS, encoded by the coding sequence ATGAGCCCTGGATGGCGGCGGCAGCACCGTCGTCGCAAGGGGCTGCCGAACTTCCGGCTGGTGCGTTTCGCCGACGATTTTGTGGTGCTGGTCTCCGGCACCCGGTCCGACGCCGAGACCATCCGCACGGAGATCGGCGAGCTGCTGGCCAACAGGCTGAAGATGACCCTCTCGGTTGAAAAGACACACCTCACACACATCGACGAGGGTTTCGTCTTCCTCGGCTTTCGCATCCAGCGCAGGCGCAGAGGTGACGGTCGTCAGGTGGTGCTGACGATCCCGTCCAAGGACGCCTTGGCGCGAGTGATGCACAAGATCAAGGAGGCCACAGGAGCAGGAGCTGTCTCGCTCCGGTTGCTGGACGTGCTGCGGAAAATCAACCCGATCCTGCGGGGCTGGGCTGCGTACTTCCGCTACGGCGCATCGAAGAGAACCTTCGCCTACCTGGGCTGGTATGCCTGGTGGCGGGTGATCTACTGGATCCGCCGCAAGCACCCCCACATGGCCTGGAAACAGATCCGGCGGCGCTACTACGGAGCCGACCGGATCTGCGAGGACGGCCTGGTCCTCTACAACCCGGCGAAGATGCACGTGGAGCGTTACCGCTACCGCGGAGCGCAGATCGCCACGCCGTTCAACATCGACGAGGTCGACCCGGCCGGAGCTCGTTTCCGCCGGACCGGTCACGACGACGCGGCGTTCGTCGGGCACGTCTCCGAACTCGTCAGCTGA